In a single window of the Diospyros lotus cultivar Yz01 chromosome 10, ASM1463336v1, whole genome shotgun sequence genome:
- the LOC127811083 gene encoding uncharacterized protein LOC127811083: MDMTEASSKQKLQLKELEELRLAAYENSRIYKEKTKAAQDKLIAKKEFSVGNKVLLYNSRLKLMPSKLRSRWVGPFVVTHVFPYGAIEIMDESTTKKLTINGQRLKHFYEGFTEHTVEELSLLDLPST; encoded by the coding sequence atGGACATGACAGAAGCTAGTTCCAAGCAAAAGCTTCAATTGAaagagcttgaggaattgaggttaGCAGCATATGAGAACTCCAGGATCTACAAGGAAAAGACCAAAGCTGCACAAGACAAATTGATTGCCAAGAAGGAGTTCAGCGTTGGCAATAAAGTCCTCCTCTACAATTCACGCCTAAAGCTGATGCCTAGTAAGTTGCGTTCTAGATGGGttggtccttttgtggttactcatgtttttccttatGGTGCAATTGAGATTATGGACGAGTCGACTACGAAGAAATTAACAATTAATGGGCAAAGGCTTAAACATTTCTACGAGGGCTTTACAGAACACACAGTGGAGGAGCTATCTCTCTTGGACCTTCCCTCGACTTGA